From Jeotgalibacillus haloalkalitolerans:
TTATTATTCAAGGTGTCAGTTTCCAATCTTTAATCAATTGGTGTAGCTGTTCAATGGATTGTTCAATAGTTCCGCTGTTGTCGATTACTGCATCTGCCTGTTCACGTTTTTGTTCGACCGGGATTTGTGAAGCGATTCTTGATGCAGCTTCTTTTTCGCTGAAGTCATTCCGCTTCATCAGACGTTCTTTTTGAACTGCTTCCGGTGCATATACAACCAGCACCTTTTCTACCATCCACTGAAGTTTGCTTTCAAACAGTAATGGAATATCCAGAAATACGGTCTGTTTTCCTTCAGTAAAAGCCTGGTCTTTTTGAGCAAGCATATCTGCACGGACAGCCGGATGGACGATTTCATTCAGCTGCTTCCGTTTCTGTTCATCATTAAAAATGATTTCACCTAATTTCGGCCTGTCCAGCTGACCGTCTTCTGTGAATACTGCATCCCCGAACGTTTCCTTGATTTTCTTGTATGCTTCTTCTCCGGGTTCGACTACTTTTCGTGCCGACTGATCTGCATCAATCACTGTATAGCCCATATTGATGAGTTCATTTGCAATTGTACTTTTCCCTGTGGCAATACTGCCTGTTAACCCAATAATCATGAAAGTCCCCTCACTTTTGACATGTCGTACAGTAGTGCGATGTTCTGCCTCCTACAACAGCTTTTCTAACGGATGCGTGACAAACCGGGCAGACAGATTTCGCATACATCTGCAGGCGCTCCTGCATCCCGCCGGCTTCACCGTTTACATTGCGGTAGTCAGATATACTGCTGCCTCCTGCTGCGATCCCTTCCTGAAGAACATCAACAATGTGTTGAAAAAGTTCCCGTTTCTTTTTCAAGCTGAGACGGTCTGTTCGTCTTTTCGGACTCACGCCTGCCCTGAACAGCGCTTCTGTTGCATAAATATTGCCACATCCTGCAATGACACTGTGATGCATGATAGATTCTTTAATCGGTTTGCGTGAAAATTTCGGAAGCGTCAGCGCAGCCAGAAATCTGATCTCAGCATCTTCATCAAAAG
This genomic window contains:
- the coaE gene encoding dephospho-CoA kinase (Dephospho-CoA kinase (CoaE) performs the final step in coenzyme A biosynthesis.), with product MIIGLTGSIATGKSTIANELINMGYTVIDADQSARKVVEPGEEAYKKIKETFGDAVFTEDGQLDRPKLGEIIFNDEQKRKQLNEIVHPAVRADMLAQKDQAFTEGKQTVFLDIPLLFESKLQWMVEKVLVVYAPEAVQKERLMKRNDFSEKEAASRIASQIPVEQKREQADAVIDNSGTIEQSIEQLHQLIKDWKLTP